Within the Musa acuminata AAA Group cultivar baxijiao chromosome BXJ2-9, Cavendish_Baxijiao_AAA, whole genome shotgun sequence genome, the region GAAAAAAGAACAGAAAACTGAAATCTTTttgctgctgaacaaactatacgCGGCGAGAAGCACCAAAAATGCAGCAACCTAAAAGAAAAAGACCAATCATTTTACAAGAAATCACCACAGGAAGCAGCAAATGCGTCATTTCCGAGTACAAAGtgaaaaatcgcaagattcagaaAGGAGCAGAGAGGTCAGATACCCCAACAGATCTTGCAATCCAATACCACACCGAAGCTCCCCTCGCAGCTGCCGCCCGCGCCAAGCCTTGGATGCTAAGATTCCACTTAGATCGCAACGGGTAAAAAGTAGggaacagaaagaaagaaagaaaggcggAGAGAAAAGGGGAGACACAGACAAAGAGCAAGTGCCATAGCACGGAGTGCACACCACCGCCGCAGCTCCACCCAGACGAAGACGAAATCTAGCAAAAATTACGCAAGTGTAGTACCACTAAACCTATATCAAGTTCTGGATTCGCTTCTTACATGATCATAACACTCGAACCAGCACTATAAATCCGACCAATTCTATTCGACATTAAATTATATGATTGTAGTACATATCAAGCATAGTTCGTTTGGGTAATCTGATGTTATAGTAGCATGCCCTCGTGAATCTGTACCATTATTAAAGCATTACTTGTACCGGAAGGGTTGATTGCTTTCGTGGGAGATTCGTTCGGATAAGACTCACACTGTCGTAGTTGCGGCCGAGCGAAGTGGACGTTTATCCCCTGAGGTCTGAAGAGAAGTCTCTTTGACTGCCagaataataaataaagaaataaatagtAGTAGTTGTGATCCTTTTGCCAGTGACTAATGAACGAACTTTGTGTGTGTTTCTCATTGAGTGAGGCTTCGCCTTCAATCTCTCGGATGATGTTTTTTTCTTGATCCTATCATCCCATACAGTCAATTTCTTGCATTTCTTTTCTTGTCTTGGTTGAATTTGATTCTTTATATGTTGCTAGTAAAATAGTTAATAAATTAAAATGATCCTCCTTTTcgaaacaaatataaataataaaaagaagaatCTAAATATAGCTTTTCTATAAGGATTTATCatttttcaaaaccgaaaaacaatcGTCGatcccttctttcttttttttatttttaaaaataattttacttaatatttttaagtatatctATTATGATAGGATCCATTTTGTCAGAAAGTCGACCCTAAGTAATTAATATATTATCGTTCGTGTTCTAACGTTTATTCTTCTTTCTAGTAGTATAAGATATTAAATCTTTTTCAACttgaattattatattattcataaaattattaagttaatgaatgatataagagGCAATAAgactttatttttatattaatttttctaaattaattaaataattattttaatatgttcaaatattttaccaagtctcGTCATTTTCATCCTCAACCTTGACAACTTTCACTTCGAATATAACATGGTTGTAGAACATTTaaccaaataatttttttttgacttatctcaattaagtGCGATCAAGTTATCatcaataatattaataataataatataaatattatttacatATTTTACCTCAAAATTCTCATGATCTTTATCGCTTGTCGCTGTAATTTTTTTCTAGATATTCCTAAATAAGAAGATCATTCATCATTGATTACTATAGAATCAAACTTTTTTCTTCATTAAATTTCTCAATAGTAAAGCATGCAGAAACAATCTAAGATATTTTTGATCTCATCTTATTGAGATAGaatattttaaaacaaaaaagaaaaatatcaaaaataacaaCGAATAAACTAAAAGAAGAACACTAAATTTCATGGTTCAAAACCATTTGTCTATTTGCCTATGTCTATATAGAAAAATCATATATCCTTTAtatgagaaaaataaatataaaaattaacatTTTGTTGTGTCAACCCAAATCTAAGTTCAAAATTTATTATACACATTCTCATGTAAATGCTAAAgaagtttttttttcctcttagcCCTCTTTATACATACTATAAAAAATCTACAAGCACCCAAAGTGTTCCAAACTATTTttctaatatataaaataaataagtttGAGTTCACTACAATTTTTatccttcaaataatttgaatataattatGACTCCGAAAAATATTTGTGAGTTATGAGCCTAATAAAACCTTCTAAGTTTTACTTTTTTCGTAGGGTCCATTTTTATTATAGCATCAATATTTTTTCTCTGTTGTGATCATATTATCGAGCAATCTATTGTGTTACATGTCGTAAAGAAACGGCATCCAAAACTATCATATCCCGTAAAAGCTTTACCACAATCATATAAGTTGTTGCATAATTCATGTGGCAGAAAAATGTAAATAACATTATGCAAATTTGAAGATGATATTATCCAAACTTTCAGAACGGAGTATTTGATTTATCCTAAGCtcaaaaaataatctttaaaGGTAAAAAAAATTTGACAGACTTATGAATTTTAGGTTCTCATACTCCTCAATCAATATGAAACTAAATGACATTATTAGTGATCCCTTCTATAGGGGAGCCAAGAGCTCATAATCGAGATGTATGATTCGGGAGCGAATTTGCTCGACCGAGATGCTGATCTCGAGCTCTCTTAAGACCGATCTAATAAGGAACCATTTGGTCAGTCGATAATTGGTATGACCAATAGGCTCATAAAGAATTATTTGTTTTAGACGATGGGCATACCCGCACGATTTTATCTTTTCGAAGTATATGAGTTCTAAAAGACGTTTCTAAGAGCAAGAGAGATCTGACTGACTTATGAGTTATTAGTTCTTGTACTCCTCGATCAACGTGGGACTAAATGATCTACTCATCTTGTTCTCTTGACTCTCTTTGATATTCAATgcattatgttattttttttatttacaggATCGAAATAAAGATTTTGATTTCCACTAAACAACCTGTGGTCATTGTGTCTAATAATACTATATTCCAACACTTTTAGTGAGAGGGCAAACGATCGATGCAATTTTCTTTTGCTACAGATTAAAATACAttaattttcttttgctttttcttcGCAAAGATAAAGCACCGAGCGGCAATCTCCGATTCCGCGGCTGCCCACGTCAACACGCAGAGCGGCGCCTCCGGTCGTGATGATCAATGATGCCCCAGTCTCCCACCACAAGCCAATCTTGCAAACAGCTGTCTGCTTCCATCTTTTCCTTCTTTGTCTCTGCATGCCTTTTTCCCTGAGAGCAGAATTCCACGATTTGGACTTTGGGACGCACCGCCAAATCAAACCTAATCTCACATCATTTCTCTTCACACCTTCCTAATCCCAAAAATTGCTACCACAGCTTATGGTCCTCATTACACACTGTCGGCGTCTATTAATTTATATACCGCATCAAAATCAAGCTAACGATAGTAACAttctaataatattaattattattattattatcttcctGAATCAGCGATACAAAACGGACGCCGGAGTAGCAGCCCGGTCAGTGCAGTCCACGTTAAATGGAATGAGGCAGTCAAGCAGGGAGCAAGATATAGTGTACGAGGAGTCCGCCTCGGCACTGTCTCCCACCGCCCTCCCAAGAAACTCGGCGGCACAAGTGAAACATGCTTGACTGTGATCGACACTGCCGAAGTGTTGTTTCTTGGCAGAGGAATTGATAGATGGGGAGATCCGACTGATCCGGAGAGATCGAAATCTGAAGGAGTGATCGGTTCCCGATTCGTTGCATCTGGTGGGCGGAAGGACGGATCCGTAAGCAGTCAGTCGATCGAATTCCAAGTCGACTACGAATGGGGAAGACCGGTGACCgggattggatgcagatctacgcCATCTACGGCACGGATAGGTGGCAAACGGTGGCGTTCCTAGCCCTACACGCGACCCTCTTCGCCGCCatcgctctcctcctcctcctccgcttcccCTCCTCCCTCGCCCTCCTCCGCTCCCTCCTCCCTGCCGCCGTCCCCCTCACCGCCCTCCGCTTCCTCGCCGGACTCGCCGGCTCTACCGCTGCGCTCTCCGCCCTCTGCCTCCTCTACGCTGCCGGCAGTGTGCTCCACTCCTCCCTCGCTCTCCGCTGGGAGATGGCCCAGCGGATGGTCGCCGCCGTCCCGGACTGGTCGGCGGTCCGCACGGCCCTCGACGTCGGCTGCGGCCGGGGCATCCTTCTCAACGCCGTCGCCATGCAGATGAAGAAGGAGGGCTCCGGCGGACGGGTGGTGGGCCTCGACCGGCGGAGGGAGACGGCGGTGGAGGCGCTTCGCCGGGCTGGGGCGGAAGGGGTGCAGGAGTACGTCACGTGCCGAGAGGGCGACGCCAGGAGGCTGCCCTTTGCGGACGGCTACTTCGACGTCGTGGTGTCGGCGAGCGGGCTGGGGGCAGCGGCGGCCGAGGAGAGGGGGCGGGGGCTGGCGGAGATGGTTAGGGTGCTGAAGCCCGGCGGAGTGGGAGTGGTGTGGGACCTGTTACGCGGGTCCGAGTACGCGCAGAGGTTGCGGGAGATGCGGATGGAGAACGTCCGCCTATCCGATCCGGTAACGGCCTACATGGTGGGCAGCCACATCGTCTCCTTCCGAAAGCCCATGGAACAAaaacagcccttgccgcagccgctCTTCCATGACCCACACTGGGCCGCCGACATGTGCTGACGGACGACGCTCCGCCGCTCGGCGGCACCGCATCCAGAGATCACTATACGAtcaccttttttttctctttcttacttaaatatcttttccttttcatatgATTTACTAAGATCTTCGACGTGCTGCCAGCCGCAAGTGTAAATGTTCGTCGCTGGTAGCATTTGTAAGCACGGCGGTCCAAAAATGGGCTACGATGTTGTGACTGGTGATCACGATGCAGATATGAGGGGAATAAATGTGGTTTGCTTTATATACAAAAAATGCTAAAAGCATATAAACCAAATGAACTCCACCAACATAGAACGCAGTGTCTTCATAGCTTGCTTTAAGTTGTAGACCGATCCCCGTCGTTGTGCCTGCACGTCATGTGTTCCTGGGTCATACACTGCCATGTGTCAAGTTAGCACAAGTGATTCTTCCTATCGAGTTGTCAGCACGATGGGATACAAGTTCGGCTCACCAGGTCGCATCAGACACACTATCTACCCACCTGTCCACCTCAAAGTTATGCCATGGCGACAACTGTTTGTCGTGTATCGCTCTGTCACTTGGAAGTGTCGTAGGAAAAGTTCAGTTGTCATTGGAGATACTTCCAAGTCCATCAAAGGACTAATTATAATCTTTTAtagttaatttatttttaatatttttttatttttttaaaaatatattatttattttatatttataaaattaaaaatatttatttatgtgtCTCCTCATAATTTTGCTTATGAAAATACTACATATGCACTCAATGATAAACCCTATGATATTTTCATCAACAGAATCAAAGGTACAAGAaaaaacgagattaaatattttattcttataaGTATAGAGAACTCAATATCATTTTTAGAAGTATATGAATCGAGATACTAAaagtaattaattataaaagataatatataattaggatcatgtaaaatatcataataataaataatattttattgattatgcATTTATAGTGTTTCATAAACATGTGAATTGAGTTTACTTATAATAAGTTGAAGAGTATAATATAGTAATATTTTGGATTAATGGGGTAGGCTCAATAatattaatagattaattatccaatcaaattataacaaatatataataaaaataattgatcATCCAATGAGTTATTTTGAAATCTTCAAATTTAATATAAAGATATCTACGATGACAAGAAACGATAAAATTCATTATGTTAAATCTGTCACATCAGTCATCattctaataaaaaatattattcgaattatttttatttaaaaaaaatatttttataatcacAAAACTTCGACTTTTTTTCGTCTTTGTTGTCAGAGACCATAAGCCCTTGtaccattatatatatttttcaaactttGTAATGATAGATACTCATTCATCTCTAATAGAATATATTCTATCATTTGATGAGTGTGATGGAATTAAATGGACGTCTCTTCGGTGGTCGAATGGAACCAAATGTTCTTAAGACATTTTTaacattatcataaaattattcatGAAAATAATAAAGACGAGAAATATAACAAAACATGGACATCAATTTTATTCTACATAATACATTTGGAACATAAGAATACATgtaccaattttttttttattgtgcaagAGGTGAAAGTCGATTCGGAATCAATATGAATCTTTTCTAGTAGGTCTCTTTTGTAGTAGGTCTCCAATACCTTTGAATGACATGCTTATGAAGTCATGGGATGTCGATCTCGAACATAACTCACTCATGCAGAGTTCGAGATTAAGCAATTTCTAAGTATATCGTTGCGATCGGATAGGGGAGACGTGTAATTATTCAAAATGTGTGAAAATATGGAGATTGTTTGTTATTAGTGTATTATCTCTAATAAGACAGAGTATTTGGTCACGTGACAATGAGGTGACACTGGAGGGTGACCATGTGAAGCTAAGATGTCAATCACATAAGTGGACAGTGGTGTCATGGTGGAGACTCCACCatactgtaacatcccattaatCCCATATCAAAAATGAATAATATGTATAATTAATCGAGTCTGATAAGTATACTAACTAACTCTCGCTTGTTCCTCAAAGTCGTGACCTGTGGTTTGATTCTAAGTGTTAAAGCCTCTTTACACGAGGAGCCATAAAAaacgaaaaaatatatttttgtgatGAGACATTCATTTTTTTTCCTCTCATTAATAGCCTTTGCGTAAGCCTTTAGACAAGGCGGCAACCAGACCCTCAAAACAACGCTTTCTATTATTAATTGGGATAACGAAGAGGAATCGACCAGCGggaagagagagggagggggaaACTAAGGCAAGATCGAAACGAAGAGAAGCTGGGGGCAGATCAGATCAAAGCATCATGGCGCTATCGTCGTCCCCGCTTCGACCGATCTCTCTGTGCGCGAGTCCCTTTCGCGGCCGCCAGTCCAAACCCTCATCTGTGATTCCATCCATCAGAGCTTCGTCTTCCTCGGACGTCCCCGTTCCCGACTTCCTCTCCTCCGATTGGTAAATTTGTCCTTCATTTTTAACCCCCGCTTTCTCATGTGGAAATTAGCGCGGCGCTTCTTTAGCTTGATTTCTGTTGTTTAGGCGCTAATTATGGGTCCCTTTCTGCAAGGATTCCTGAGAGTTTGGACGAGAAATCGATTGATTACACATTATCCAATTGCAAATGGTGAGGCGAAGTGAGAAGGAAAACAAAAGAAGCAATTTCATGGCGTTTTAAGAGATTTCTAGGAAACATAGACAATTACCAGTTGATCCACCTTCATCCCCTCTGGGCGTGTCTTAGACAAGGTTTAATGACCAACCACCGTAGGTTTAATGACCACATATGATATCCTTATTACCTTAAGCGTCTGAAAATAGTTATACGTTGCTTAGTCAACCTATGCGATCGTCTATGGTTGTTTATTGAATTAACAAATCAAGCATCCAGTATTTCATTAGATTCTTGAAAACAGCAAGAATTCAACAATTCCCACAAAATCAAGTAATCGTAATTAAATATAACTTGCATCTCCTTTTTTATTCTTTGGTAAGGCACAACTAAGACTCTAAGTGTATTacagaaagaaaaaacaaaaaaaaggtaaaatagAAAATGTTTTTAGTATCTAGGGTTTTGTCAAAAGTCTCTCCTAAAACCAAATACCATCGTCTGCATTTCCTTTACAACTCCAGTTAATCCATGGTAGGCCTAATTTTAACATAAGACATTTCATGATGTTCTCGGTATAACCTACTTCATATTTTTCTTGTGTgttgattttatttttgtttgtttGGAATTGCATGTCAATCAAGAAGACAAGACAAACTTATTATGCTTCgtttattatctttcttttgttaTAAGCATAACCATTTGATAAGGCCATTTAGTCCCATATTGATCGAGGAGTATGAGAATCAAGGTCTCATAAGTCCGTCGAGTCTCCCTTAATCTCAGATGCGccttttggagctcacatgctCTGAAAGGACAAAACCGTGCGGGTACGCCCATCGTCCAAAGCGGATAATTCTTCGCGAGCCTATAAGCCGCACCAATGGCCGGTCGACCAAATAGTCCCTTATCACCATTGTTTCATAACTTTGATTCTAACAATCTAGTTCTCATTCCATTATTTATCATCCCATTACAAAATAATTGTGGTGTTTTCTCTTATTCTGTAAGTTTTGTTGTCCTATACAATCAAGTTTTGTTGTACACGTAACCACCGTGCTTCTTTTAgactaaaaaaatttataagacaaTTGTTGGACCATGATGCTTATGTATCTGAGTGTTGGGTGATTAAAAAGCAACACGtacaaaaaaaatttatgtcGTTGAAACGAGATTGTTGAGGTGGatgtataaagttattagaaaagAGAAGAGTTTTTGTTCATTTGTGAATAATTAAATGTAGTATCTAATGCAAATTTTTAATGTCAACTGTCATGACAACTTCTCTATGCTTCTTATCTTTTTAAAAGTTTATGTTAaaagatttcattttgcttctcaacaaAGATTTATGGGTTTCTCTGGTTCTTTTTCAGGCTTGAATCCCGCAGGAAAAGACCTTTTGGCCCTAGGCTGGAAGTAATGTTCTGACTGCAAAACAGCATTAGTTTCCCTATATTTGTGTGTGCAATATGAAGAACTGTTATTGCATGTTTTAGTTTAGTGCAGAAGAAGCGGTTAAATGGCAGCTTGATGCATTAAAATACAATGATCAACCTCGTCAAGACTATGGGATAGAGGTCATGTACAGGGTATGTTCTTTTGTCTCTGCTATCAGCACACTTGTAGCTTATGTTTCCACGGTAGAGATGATAGCATTGCTGTATGTTTCTACCAGTTTGCTGGATTTGATCCTTTTGAAAGGTCAACCTATTTTGGACCATTCTTTGACCTAGGACAGGTTAGAAAGATATTCAGTTTAAGGAGTTGTGTTGACCGGTACATAATCACATGCATTCCTTACTCTTTTAAGTCATTCCTTACGCTTCTTGGTTTTCTCAAATTTGGCAATGTAGTTTGAACGCTTTCGACGAATATTTCACCATTCGACTTACCGGGTCTTGCTTGGTCACAAGGAAAGGAGAATCTTGAGCAGTTTGTGGGTTGAAGAGGTTGGTCCCATTTAAGTGAAAGCTTGTGTGTCCAATCTGATTTCAGCACTAATATTCtagatagatgaatattttcagtGAGGTTATGTAGCATGCCAAAACAATTTACTCTGCCTTGTTATTTCATGGCACACATGCATCCCAAAAGAACCGATTTAAGCAAAGAGTATGGATACAAGGCTCTCGCCCAGAGGAGGAAGAGATCTTTCAATTTACAATGGTTCAGGTTTGGTTTTGCTCTACCCTGTCTGCATTGGTGATATTTAATAAAGTTGATCTGACTGTTGCATTGGTTACAGAGGATAGGTGGTTCCTGGGATGGTTACTGGTTAACCGAGAGCTTGCTACATGATGGGGATGGATTTTCAGGTGGGGTTGCCTATTAGGTAGTGGCACATGTCTATATCTCTGTTGCACTATCACATCTACATATTATCATGCATTTTTAGCAAAATACGAATATTGCGCATCTTTTATGTACATAAATTATGCAAAGCTACCTTGTGTATTTCATGAGTCTGTAATTTTTTTTACAGATTAGCTTGAGTGTTTGAAAGTTGAATTTGGTTTGCTTGAGTAGGGTTAAAGGTTGTCGTCTGCTACAGTTTACAGGTTCTCTTTTGTTCGTCTTTTATAGTGCTTttgaaagagaaaaataaaaaatggggTGTTCTTGAAAACTTGTACTCTAATTTTCGTGCTGGTGTAACAGACTGACACAGTTCCGTGATTGAAGAGCTCTTTTTTCCATTGATGTGTATATATCTTGGTTTTGAGACAAAGTTGATCTCACTGTTTGTTTCTACAACGGCGGTGGCTGCGATGCAACATTGTGCAATGGCACATTGGCGTTCTTTCTTGGGAAAGAGAGTTTTGATGGATCAGGATCACACCCGCCTGTTTCAATAATAATTTTTCAGTTCAGAATTGATTGGCCATTTACCACATCATCAATAACCTCAGTTGTGCATGCTGTTTGTAATACTTACCTTGTGCTGATTGATTTGTTTAGTTTATGCAATTTTTGTTATATGTTTTCAGTACCTTAGGGCTGGACAACTTGCATTAAAATCATAAACTATTTGTCTTATTCTTTTATGTATCTTTTAACTCTGCAAGGCATTTCTTCCACCGAGGTGAGTACTGGGTGCGGTAAATTCGAACCCAAACACGACGTCGGTGGTTCTTTGGAGGCGGTTCGGTGTGATGCCGTGACCCCGCATCTGCATTATTTCCCCTTAAATCAatctatttttttaaagaaagagAGTCAACCTCGACAATTCTCTCTTGGTGGCGACGTCCCCTAGGACTCGAAAATAGATCGAGCCGCTAGGAGGCGGAGGAGACGCTCCCACGGCCACCCGTCTTGTCGTTGTTGTGAGAAACGAAATCCATTAAGGAAGTTCAAAGAAGATGATGTCGAGCGGTGGCTACACCACCGTTGACGACGACCAGAATAAGAACAGCGTCGTCTCCGGATCCGTCCCGGTAGTAAGCGTTTTTTCCTCTTTCATGACGGCGGTCAGGTATTTTCATTTGTTTTCTTGGATCTGACTTGACCCGATCCGTTGCACTTTGGCTTGATCTGCTTCCGCAGGCTGTCTCCGATCCGGATCACGTGACCCTCAAATTCACAGGTTAGTACTACCGTCGTCTCCCGTCAGATTCGTGGTTTCTTTCTCTTGATGCAATTCGTTCTCAGATTGTTGCCATCGTTTGTGGTTTTTCTTTGATGCAGAGTCCAAACTGCAGACCTTTCCACCTTCATCCGAGTCCCAGGGCAAGATCGCCGCCGTCTTCCGCCCCCCTTCCGATGCCGACGGTGACCGTCCCCTTCCCCTCGTCCCTTTCCTTACCTTTCTCTCTGATGATTATTGTTTCTTCTGGCTAATTGCCTCGTCGTGTCTGCGTTTGCTTTCTGTTGAGGTCTCATCCTGATCTGAGATCCTATTTTGTTAGATAGCTTTTCAAAGCCAGCTCGCGGGATCTCCGATGAGCCCCGATCGACGGGATGGATGCATGCTTTCACCGTCGGTGCATACAAGCCGTACTTTGATGTGGATACGTCTGATGTCTTACAAAGGATCAGAGACTCCCTTTTCCCATTCAGGGGGACCTTCACCGAGAATACGGCAGATAATCCGGACCTGTACGTACCCCATCTCCTTACATGATCTTCTACCTTATTATGCTGGTCTTGCATCCGCCATTGTATGAGTTGCTACTTAGCTTAGCCTCGGCACACTATCTGATGCAACCCTTCAAGTTCTGACCCTCGTTCTATGAAGCTTCAATAATTATCAACAATGAATTTGTTGGACAATTTTTTAGGTAGTCTCTGACACTTTTAGTTTTGCTGCCTTCCATGGATCTGGGAAAATTGTGTGAAGGTGAATATTTGGAATTCTAGGATCGGTAGCTAtgtaatatttataaataaattacaATAAATTATTACAACATATtagccatatatatataatactaaaaatatacatataaataaaataaaatattagatgacATAAATAAGATAAAGTATGATCTAAACTTTATATAAAACTATTTGAAccataattataaataattagaagTATATAATGATGTCTGATATAACAGCATTAAACAATCGATAagcttaaaataattaaaatattaaatataaatatgtaataGATATTGATAATAATATTAACAAAACATAATATATTATAACATTACTTCAAACGTAGACAATTAGTAATGTAATCAGAttgataaattatatataaactttatgaTTAGCATCTGCCAACCTTGATCAACTTTGGTTCCAAGCTTAAAGTTGAACCAGACATGTGAAGTGATTTAATTATTTAAGTCTAGTAAGTGGATTTTTAAACCTCATcctcattttgatgatgaaacaaataccATTTCGGTTCTTTTTTAATCAAACACCTAAACTTCTACATATTGAGATCTTGTGCCATGTATGGAACGTTTGGTGGATGATATCCTTATTCATTTAAAGGTCTGCCAACATGTATAACATGAACAATTGTAATACTGGATTTTTATTACTTCT harbors:
- the LOC135622370 gene encoding uncharacterized protein LOC135622370, producing MGKTGDRDWMQIYAIYGTDRWQTVAFLALHATLFAAIALLLLLRFPSSLALLRSLLPAAVPLTALRFLAGLAGSTAALSALCLLYAAGSVLHSSLALRWEMAQRMVAAVPDWSAVRTALDVGCGRGILLNAVAMQMKKEGSGGRVVGLDRRRETAVEALRRAGAEGVQEYVTCREGDARRLPFADGYFDVVVSASGLGAAAAEERGRGLAEMVRVLKPGGVGVVWDLLRGSEYAQRLREMRMENVRLSDPVTAYMVGSHIVSFRKPMEQKQPLPQPLFHDPHWAADMC
- the LOC135622372 gene encoding uncharacterized protein LOC135622372 yields the protein MALSSSPLRPISLCASPFRGRQSKPSSVIPSIRASSSSDVPVPDFLSSDWLESRRKRPFGPRLEFSAEEAVKWQLDALKYNDQPRQDYGIEVMYRFAGFDPFERSTYFGPFFDLGQFERFRRIFHHSTYRVLLGHKERRILSSLWVEENRFKQRVWIQGSRPEEEEIFQFTMVQRIGGSWDGYWLTESLLHDGDGFSD